A section of the Nodosilinea sp. FACHB-141 genome encodes:
- a CDS encoding energy transducer TonB has protein sequence MSLSEICSQQHQHEQQKLRKILLWGLLGSVGTHGVGFGLSQLDFWQRLAADDIEPIELVVVEPLPDTPEAIPDPNLPAEISTEVNDAAPGGGGGGGGGGGGGGNFTAAQVTAPPAPARVAPPVKRVESEPELERNTQADSVVEEPEAEPEISEEEPETEPEISETEEPEISEEESETEPETSETEDLEQEALTAESTESQAENLRDFLQRLRDAQAQTAADSAAGGGVAGDGSGVATAPSNGSGGSGTGSGSGSGSGSGSSGTGSGSGSGSGSGSGSGTGSGSGSGSGSGSGSGSGTGQGSRTVACQNCVRPAYPQSALDAGAEGQPMVSVDINPDGSVRSVTLTRSSGNPAIDQAAIQAARNSRFRPVSGGASVPIEYDLTIEGSRRNRDARRRGDRQAVELPPEANPTPETATNEPSPEPTPTPTPPVEADEPAATPTPPAASEPEPTEPEPVEAEAAEPEPVEPKPAEAAEPAPAEPEPEPAPASPPPVQAPTPSPPAPSAPPPPGPQEPAAPPPAPVAPPSPPPASPPPAAEPAPSAAPTGE, from the coding sequence ATGAGTCTTTCAGAGATTTGCAGTCAACAACACCAGCACGAGCAGCAAAAACTCCGCAAGATTCTGCTTTGGGGGCTTTTAGGCTCTGTGGGGACACATGGGGTAGGTTTTGGCCTCAGCCAGCTCGATTTTTGGCAGAGGCTGGCTGCCGATGACATTGAGCCAATCGAGCTGGTTGTCGTCGAACCCCTGCCCGATACACCTGAAGCCATTCCCGACCCAAACTTGCCCGCTGAAATCAGCACCGAAGTTAATGACGCCGCACCGGGGGGTGGCGGTGGCGGTGGCGGCGGCGGCGGCGGTGGTGGAAACTTTACGGCAGCTCAGGTCACAGCACCCCCTGCCCCTGCCCGAGTCGCACCTCCTGTAAAGCGGGTTGAATCGGAGCCTGAACTTGAGCGAAACACCCAAGCCGATTCAGTCGTTGAGGAACCTGAAGCTGAGCCGGAAATCTCAGAAGAAGAGCCAGAGACTGAACCAGAAATTTCAGAAACAGAAGAGCCGGAAATCTCGGAAGAAGAGTCAGAGACTGAGCCAGAAACCTCAGAAACAGAAGACTTAGAGCAAGAAGCTCTAACTGCTGAGTCTACAGAATCTCAGGCTGAGAACCTGCGCGACTTTTTGCAGCGTCTGCGCGATGCACAAGCTCAGACTGCCGCTGACTCAGCTGCTGGAGGTGGTGTTGCTGGCGACGGCAGTGGAGTCGCCACTGCTCCTTCCAACGGCAGTGGTGGCAGCGGCACAGGCAGCGGTAGCGGCAGTGGAAGCGGCAGTGGTAGCAGCGGCACAGGCAGCGGTAGCGGCAGTGGAAGCGGCAGTGGTAGTGGTAGCGGCACAGGTAGTGGTAGCGGCAGCGGCAGTGGTAGTGGTAGTGGCAGCGGCAGTGGCACGGGCCAGGGTTCGCGCACTGTAGCCTGTCAAAACTGCGTGCGTCCCGCTTATCCTCAAAGCGCTCTGGATGCCGGAGCGGAAGGCCAACCCATGGTCAGTGTTGATATCAATCCCGATGGCAGCGTTCGCAGTGTTACCCTGACTCGCTCTAGTGGCAACCCGGCGATCGACCAAGCCGCCATTCAGGCCGCCAGAAATTCTCGGTTCCGGCCAGTTAGTGGGGGAGCCAGCGTTCCTATCGAGTATGACCTGACCATTGAAGGGTCGCGTCGCAACCGCGATGCCCGTCGTCGGGGCGATCGCCAAGCGGTAGAGCTACCGCCAGAGGCCAACCCTACTCCCGAGACAGCAACAAACGAGCCCAGCCCCGAACCAACGCCCACGCCGACTCCACCTGTTGAGGCTGATGAGCCAGCTGCAACTCCAACTCCACCAGCGGCGTCAGAACCAGAGCCCACGGAGCCAGAACCCGTAGAGGCAGAGGCAGCAGAGCCAGAACCTGTAGAGCCGAAACCCGCAGAGGCAGCAGAGCCCGCACCCGCAGAGCCAGAGCCAGAGCCCGCACCAGCGAGCCCGCCGCCGGTGCAAGCGCCTACCCCTAGTCCACCCGCGCCCAGCGCTCCCCCACCGCCGGGGCCGCAGGAGCCGGCGGCTCCGCCACCCGCGCCAGTTGCACCACCCTCACCGCCCCCGGCTAGTCCTCCGCCAGCAGCGGAGCCGGCTCCGTCAGCTGCACCAACTGGGGAGTAG
- a CDS encoding nitrate ABC transporter ATP-binding protein (This model describes the ATP binding subunits of ATP-binding cassette (ABC) transporters for nitrate transport, or for bicarbonate transport, in bacteria and archaea.), translated as MSLLVAVDQVDKVFNLSDGGEYIALKGIDLTIKTGEFVSFIGHSGCGKSTLLNMIAGLSLPSSGVLTLEGKKITEPGPDRMVVFQNYSLLPWRSVRENIALAVNSVYGDKSKADRRAIVEEHINLVGLQHAADKWPDQLSGGMKQRVAIARALAIRPKLLLLDEPFGALDALTRGNLQTQLMRICDENKVTAVMVTHDVDEAVLLSDRIVMLTNGPGAEIGNILEVDIPRPRQRMEVVEHPSYYSLRSEIIYFLNQQKRIKKLRARKTTAVARHGLEKVNLDIGFVPLTACAPVAIAKEKGFFAKHGLEEVNLTRETSWRGIVDGIAGGYLDAAQMPSGMPLWFSLGGHKNTPLPVISALTMTRNGNAITLSRRFYDQGVHSLDAFRDMLHRTPETQHRMGMVHPSSMHNLLLRYWLAAGGIDPDRDLALQTIPPAQMVVDLKNNAIDGFCVGEPWNLRAAMDEVGFTIATDREIYDGHPGKVLGVREDWAAAYPNTHIALTKALLDACRYCADPENELEIRQILSQRAYLGTPIDYIQLGDPNTKVCELQKPMREYAHHLFFGDGANRPSRTEHLWHMTQLARWGDVPFPRNWLEILERIVRVDVYSTAARELGLLDAKFTRGSIHLFDGTDFDAQDPIGYLNSLAIKRDITIAEVVLDGRMAALAA; from the coding sequence ATGAGCTTATTGGTGGCAGTGGATCAGGTTGATAAGGTCTTTAACCTATCCGACGGCGGCGAGTACATCGCCCTCAAGGGCATTGACCTAACAATTAAAACGGGCGAATTTGTCTCATTTATTGGCCACTCGGGCTGTGGCAAGTCGACCCTTTTAAATATGATCGCGGGCCTCTCGCTGCCCAGTTCTGGAGTGCTCACCCTGGAGGGTAAGAAAATCACCGAACCCGGTCCCGATCGCATGGTGGTATTCCAAAACTATTCGCTGTTGCCCTGGCGATCGGTGCGCGAAAATATTGCTCTGGCGGTAAATTCGGTCTACGGCGACAAGTCTAAGGCTGATCGCCGCGCCATTGTCGAAGAGCACATTAACCTGGTAGGTTTGCAACACGCCGCCGACAAATGGCCCGACCAGCTCTCGGGGGGCATGAAACAGCGGGTGGCGATCGCCCGCGCCCTGGCCATTCGCCCCAAGCTACTGCTGCTTGATGAACCCTTCGGGGCGCTGGATGCGCTAACTCGGGGCAATCTGCAAACTCAGCTGATGCGCATCTGCGACGAGAACAAAGTCACTGCCGTGATGGTCACCCACGATGTGGATGAGGCGGTGCTGCTGAGCGATCGTATTGTTATGCTCACCAACGGCCCCGGAGCCGAGATCGGCAACATTTTAGAGGTCGATATTCCCCGCCCCCGCCAGCGCATGGAGGTGGTTGAGCACCCCAGCTACTACAGCCTGCGCAGCGAAATCATCTACTTCCTCAACCAGCAAAAGCGAATCAAAAAGCTGCGGGCCAGAAAAACCACGGCGGTGGCTCGCCACGGGCTAGAGAAAGTGAATCTGGACATTGGCTTTGTGCCACTGACCGCCTGTGCCCCGGTGGCGATCGCCAAGGAAAAAGGCTTCTTTGCCAAGCACGGCCTGGAGGAAGTCAACTTGACCCGCGAAACCAGCTGGCGCGGCATTGTGGACGGCATCGCCGGCGGCTACCTGGATGCTGCCCAAATGCCCTCCGGTATGCCCCTGTGGTTTTCCCTGGGTGGCCACAAAAATACCCCGCTGCCCGTGATCAGCGCGCTGACCATGACCCGCAACGGCAACGCCATCACCCTATCTCGCCGTTTCTACGACCAGGGTGTCCACAGCCTGGATGCCTTTCGCGATATGCTGCACCGCACCCCCGAGACCCAGCACCGCATGGGCATGGTGCACCCGTCGTCGATGCACAATTTGCTGCTGCGCTACTGGCTAGCAGCGGGCGGCATCGACCCCGATCGCGACCTGGCTCTGCAAACCATACCCCCCGCCCAGATGGTGGTGGATCTGAAGAACAATGCGATCGACGGCTTCTGCGTCGGTGAACCCTGGAACCTGCGCGCCGCCATGGACGAGGTCGGCTTCACCATCGCCACCGATCGCGAAATTTACGACGGCCACCCCGGCAAAGTGCTCGGCGTGCGCGAAGACTGGGCTGCCGCCTACCCTAACACCCACATCGCCCTCACCAAGGCCCTGCTCGACGCCTGCCGCTACTGCGCCGACCCCGAAAACGAGCTAGAGATTCGCCAGATTCTTTCTCAGCGCGCCTACTTGGGCACCCCCATCGACTACATCCAGCTAGGTGACCCCAACACCAAAGTCTGCGAGCTGCAAAAGCCCATGCGCGAGTACGCCCACCACCTGTTCTTTGGCGACGGAGCCAACCGCCCCAGCCGCACCGAACACCTCTGGCACATGACCCAACTCGCCCGCTGGGGTGACGTGCCCTTCCCCCGCAACTGGCTGGAGATTCTCGAACGCATTGTGCGAGTCGATGTCTATAGCACCGCCGCCCGCGAACTGGGCCTGCTCGATGCCAAATTTACTCGCGGCAGCATTCACCTATTCGATGGCACCGACTTTGACGCCCAAGATCCCATCGGGTATTTGAACAGCCTCGCTATTAAGCGCGACATCACCATTGCTGAGGTGGTGTTGGATGGACGGATGGCAGCCTTGGCTGCGTAG
- a CDS encoding CmpA/NrtA family ABC transporter substrate-binding protein encodes MSDYSRRKFLVTAGVSAASSLLLKGCLGNPPSATVAVTQVAAAAPLSAADTPETPKVKLGYIPIVESAAIIIAQTKGFFAKYGMTEVEVAKQANWASARDNVTIGSAGGGIDGGQWQMPMPHLISEGILTNGRKVPMYVLAQLNTQGNGIAIANTHAGKGFGLDISSAADYIKGFPSTQGRKFKAAHTFPNVNQDFWIRYWFAAGGVDPDTDIDLLAVPPAETVQGMRNGTMDAFSTGDPWPYRIVADDVGFMAGLTHEMWAFHPEEYLALRADWVDANPKATKALLKGLMEAQQWCDNPDNRAELVQITSGRNYFNIPPEILTPPYKGQYTMGDGKADVNDINAGPLYWKDPKGNVSYPYKSHDLWFLTESMRWGFHKDQLTDFDTVRRIVDSVNREDLWREAATEAGFTADIPADTSRGVETFFDGIKFDPANPEAYLNSLQIKRV; translated from the coding sequence ATGTCCGATTATTCGCGTCGCAAGTTTCTGGTTACCGCTGGTGTATCGGCGGCTAGTTCGCTGCTACTCAAAGGCTGTTTGGGCAATCCCCCATCGGCTACGGTTGCCGTCACGCAGGTAGCTGCCGCTGCCCCTTTGTCCGCCGCTGACACGCCCGAGACCCCTAAGGTCAAGCTGGGCTACATTCCCATTGTGGAGTCGGCAGCGATAATCATTGCCCAGACAAAGGGCTTCTTTGCCAAGTACGGCATGACTGAGGTAGAAGTTGCCAAGCAGGCTAACTGGGCCTCGGCGCGCGACAACGTCACCATTGGCTCTGCCGGGGGCGGCATCGATGGAGGTCAGTGGCAAATGCCCATGCCTCACCTAATCAGCGAAGGCATTCTTACCAACGGCCGAAAGGTTCCTATGTATGTGCTGGCCCAGCTCAATACTCAGGGCAATGGCATTGCCATTGCTAACACCCATGCCGGCAAAGGCTTTGGGTTAGATATCTCAAGTGCCGCTGACTACATCAAAGGGTTTCCCAGCACCCAGGGCCGCAAGTTTAAAGCGGCTCACACCTTCCCCAACGTGAACCAAGACTTTTGGATTCGCTATTGGTTTGCTGCGGGTGGCGTTGACCCCGACACAGATATTGACCTGCTGGCGGTGCCCCCAGCCGAAACTGTGCAGGGCATGCGCAACGGCACCATGGACGCCTTTAGCACCGGCGACCCCTGGCCGTACCGCATCGTGGCCGACGACGTTGGCTTCATGGCGGGTCTGACCCACGAAATGTGGGCCTTTCATCCAGAAGAATACCTGGCGTTGCGAGCTGACTGGGTCGATGCAAATCCTAAAGCCACCAAGGCTTTGCTAAAAGGGTTGATGGAGGCCCAGCAGTGGTGCGACAACCCTGACAATCGGGCTGAACTGGTACAAATTACCTCTGGTCGCAATTACTTCAACATTCCCCCCGAGATTCTCACGCCGCCCTACAAAGGCCAGTACACCATGGGCGACGGCAAAGCCGATGTTAACGACATCAACGCTGGCCCTCTCTACTGGAAAGACCCCAAAGGCAACGTGTCTTACCCCTATAAGAGCCACGACCTGTGGTTTTTAACCGAGAGCATGCGTTGGGGTTTCCACAAGGACCAGCTCACCGACTTTGACACTGTGCGGCGCATTGTCGACTCCGTCAACCGTGAAGACCTCTGGCGTGAAGCCGCTACCGAAGCAGGGTTCACCGCTGATATTCCTGCCGATACGTCTCGCGGCGTTGAAACCTTCTTTGACGGCATCAAGTTTGACCCGGCCAACCCTGAGGCATATCTCAACAGTCTTCAGATTAAGCGGGTCTAG
- the ntrB gene encoding nitrate ABC transporter permease: protein MVTHSPVRKQARPNPFLGSVQEFWQKRGPDLIPPIIGIAVFLTVWQLVSWSGATRLPGPLSLWTDTRTRELLLYPFFDLGGLNKGLFWQTLASLGRVAQGYSAAAVVGIGVGVLVGTSPWLNKATYPIFQFLRMVAPLAWVPIALVALQQNQPAAIFVIFITSVWPILINTIEGVRQIPEDYDNVAKVLQLSRKDYYLNILFPSALPYIFTGLRIAIGLAWLAIIAAEIVMSGIVGIGFFIWDAYQQNYISEIILAVFYIGFVGLLLDRAIAFLQTKIAPARK from the coding sequence ATGGTTACTCACTCTCCAGTTCGCAAGCAGGCACGCCCTAATCCTTTTCTAGGCTCGGTTCAGGAGTTTTGGCAAAAGCGGGGCCCTGACCTGATTCCCCCCATCATTGGTATTGCGGTGTTTTTGACGGTGTGGCAATTGGTGTCGTGGTCGGGAGCTACCCGACTGCCCGGGCCGCTAAGTTTGTGGACCGATACGCGCACCCGCGAGCTATTGCTATATCCATTCTTTGATTTGGGTGGCCTGAATAAGGGGCTGTTTTGGCAAACTCTGGCTAGCCTAGGCCGGGTTGCCCAGGGCTACAGCGCTGCTGCTGTAGTTGGCATTGGAGTTGGGGTTTTAGTGGGAACTAGCCCCTGGTTAAATAAAGCCACTTACCCCATTTTTCAGTTTTTGCGGATGGTGGCACCCCTGGCCTGGGTTCCGATCGCCCTGGTGGCGCTGCAACAAAACCAGCCCGCTGCCATCTTCGTAATTTTCATCACTTCTGTGTGGCCGATTTTGATCAACACCATTGAGGGTGTGCGTCAGATTCCAGAAGACTACGACAATGTGGCTAAGGTGCTGCAACTGTCTCGCAAAGACTATTACTTGAACATTCTGTTTCCGTCGGCACTGCCCTACATTTTCACCGGACTGAGAATTGCGATCGGTTTGGCCTGGCTGGCGATTATTGCAGCAGAAATTGTGATGTCGGGGATTGTGGGCATCGGTTTCTTTATCTGGGATGCCTACCAGCAGAACTACATCAGCGAGATTATCTTGGCGGTATTTTACATCGGCTTTGTCGGTCTGCTGCTCGATCGCGCGATCGCCTTTTTGCAGACGAAGATTGCTCCGGCTCGGAAGTAG